GTCCCTCATTGGTTGTGAGATGGTTGAATCTAAGATTCTGCGCCTGAACCAGAATATGGATTGACACCAAAAAAAGCGTCTGAGCGGTCATATATTTCATCTTAAGGGAGAGCAGCCGTGATACAGTGAGAAATATTCTTAACGACGCGTGATGAGCATTGATCGTTTAATCTTTAATAATCTTATAAACTGTAACAATTTCTACAATATATAAAATAATTCTACAACATTAACGGTCAATCCGACAGAAATAAAATAGGTTTTTATTGCGCGGTGCAATACATTTTCTTCCTACTGTAGTCGCAGAAGCAAATTCTGTCAGGCTTGCCAAATACATGTTTTAATGGTTCTTAAATTACCCCATGGCATAGGTCTTCAAACAAATAAAATACAATTTTTATCTATAAATCACATTCTATCCGTTCTTCGATTTTAAGAAGAGAATTTTCATAGGTCAGTCCAGAGAAGAGCTTGTCTTCTGAATTCGTTAGATTTCCTCTCTGCCTGTCAAGCCGGTATAACCAATCCGATGTCAAAATCAAGACCATATCTCTGGCTTTCGGGACAGCAACTTCCCTTGGAAAACCACTAAAATGTCCGCACCACTCTGATTGATCGTTGTTTATGAACCTTACAAAGGTCCAACTTTGAGAATTCCATGGATTTTCATTGTCGTAAACTCGTTCGCTATATTCTCCAGAATACGGCAGACCTATTATATCTGCTTTGAACATCATTTGGAGTTGTCTTCAATAACTCTTCGCTTTGTGGGACATTATTGTGACAGGCTATCAGTTTGAATCAGAGCAGCATCTTAAAAAGTCTATAAACTCCGTAAAAAAATAATGCAACAGCGATATATAAAAAGAACACATACAACAAGTCGTTAAGTGGCATCTAAATACTCAAAAAGATTATTAAGGACACAATCATTGTTAATACAAATGCAATCACTATGAAATTTGAAATACCCTTACCAAGTTTTATCATCTTTTTCCCTATTTACCATTCTTTTTCATAAACTCAATCGTAACTTTTTATTCGTTATCGTTTTTTGAGAAAATTCTCAACTTAATCAAAAGGAATAAGATGAAACTGAATTTTAACATCCGGAGATTTAGGAATTTGTATTGTTTTTATATTTTTTAAATCCGTGAGTATGAGTTGTCCATTTTTTAAATGATTCCCTATTTTTTTTATGTAAAAGGAAGAGTCACTAATGTAATCCGGCTTATCTGCTTCTTTAATTTCATTAAACAACAGCAATATTTCGTACATCCTCGCGTGTTGATGTTTTATTTTAAGGAAACCCTAATCAACACTTATATCGGTTGCTCACCTATTTTCCCTGCTTTTGCGGTACAATTCTGAAAAAGAATCAGAAAGCTACCTATGTTCCAACATCTTTAAAACAGTTCTGCTGCGGCCAGCACCGTTTGCTTATGGACGCTCTGAGCAGCATGTTAAATTATGATTAAACGTGCATCGTCTTACCTTTATCGAACTAAAACACTCCTTCCTATGCTCTAAAAGGTCACTGAATAGCCAGCTTGTGATTTACACAAATACCACCAAACAAATTTTCAAAATTAGCGAAAACGGACGGTTATCTCATACTATGCATTCAGCGTAGCGGAGACAGATGTCCACATGTAAAAGGTCGTATAAATGTGAACATGAGAAAATAAAACATTTGAATTTTGTAGTCGTATATATTATATTTACGACAACAAAAATTAGAAACATTATGAGAAAATTAGAATTTGCATCCCTTCAAGTGAGGGATATTGAGGCATCCAAAGCGTTTTATACGCAGAAATTGGGTTTCGAAGATTCCGGAATACCTAACCCACATGCCTGTGTTTTTCGTTACAACAAAGGTGAGTCAAGTTTTGCCATTCGTACCCCAATCGGTGACCTCAATGGAAAAGAGCTGGGTGTCGGCGTTGCAATCTGGTTCGCAATCGATGGTAAAATCGAGGATCTCCAGGCTCAGCTTCTTGCGAAGGATGTAACCCTGCTGGGGCCAATTCAGGAAACACCTTTCGGAAAAATCATCGTTGCCAAAGACCCAGATGGATACAAGCTAACCTTCCTTGAGACAGTTGAATAGATATGAACCGGGATACAAAAAATTGGATCATATCGGCGTCAAAGGAGCATGTCAAAAGCGCATTCATGCAGGTGATTGCCCAGACTTGCCACGGCAAGGCATCGCCACTTAAACGTTTGCGCAAAGATGATGTCGTTATCTTCTATTCGGGAAAACAAACACTAGGAAAGCCACA
The nucleotide sequence above comes from Dyadobacter subterraneus. Encoded proteins:
- a CDS encoding VOC family protein translates to MRKLEFASLQVRDIEASKAFYTQKLGFEDSGIPNPHACVFRYNKGESSFAIRTPIGDLNGKELGVGVAIWFAIDGKIEDLQAQLLAKDVTLLGPIQETPFGKIIVAKDPDGYKLTFLETVE